One Gordonia mangrovi genomic region harbors:
- a CDS encoding acyl-CoA dehydrogenase family protein yields MERKIFEPEHDEFRSTARAFFETECVPHVEEWEERGYADREAWLKAGKLGLLGWEMPEEYGGADMQDFRFNAILNEEYHATGAVGIGLGVQNDILSGYFRDLTTDEQKARWLPKYISGEYITAIAMSEPGAGSDLANVKTSARRDGDHYVVNGSKTFISNGLLADLVVVVCRTDPDAEKPHKGISLIVVETGMEGFTRGRKLDKIGQKAADTAELFFEDVRVPVTNLLGEENRGFYHLMRNLPAERLGIAVHAAAQARRAVKLATDYAHERKAFGEPIGNFQVNRHALAQMHVEVDVMQHYIDQCILAVNANELTAEEAAGAKWWATETQWRIIDRCLQLHGGYGYMNEYEIARLWRDARVQRIYGGTNEIMLDIIGRKLGF; encoded by the coding sequence ATGGAACGAAAGATCTTTGAACCCGAACACGACGAATTCCGGTCCACCGCACGCGCATTTTTCGAGACCGAGTGCGTACCGCACGTCGAAGAATGGGAGGAGCGCGGTTACGCCGACCGGGAGGCCTGGTTGAAGGCCGGCAAGTTGGGCCTGCTCGGGTGGGAGATGCCCGAAGAGTACGGCGGCGCCGACATGCAGGACTTTCGCTTCAACGCGATCCTCAACGAGGAGTATCACGCGACCGGCGCGGTCGGTATCGGACTGGGCGTCCAGAATGACATCCTCTCGGGCTACTTCCGCGACCTCACCACCGATGAGCAGAAGGCGCGGTGGCTGCCCAAGTACATCAGCGGTGAATACATCACGGCGATCGCCATGTCGGAGCCCGGCGCCGGATCGGACCTGGCCAATGTGAAGACCTCGGCCCGTCGGGATGGTGACCACTATGTCGTCAACGGGTCCAAGACGTTCATCTCCAACGGGCTGCTCGCCGATCTCGTGGTGGTCGTGTGTCGGACCGATCCCGATGCCGAGAAGCCCCACAAGGGGATCAGTCTGATCGTCGTCGAAACCGGCATGGAGGGCTTCACTCGCGGTCGCAAGCTGGACAAGATCGGCCAGAAGGCCGCGGATACCGCCGAACTCTTCTTCGAAGACGTCCGGGTGCCCGTCACCAACCTCCTCGGCGAGGAGAACCGCGGGTTCTACCACCTGATGCGCAACCTGCCGGCCGAGCGCCTCGGTATCGCAGTGCACGCCGCGGCTCAGGCTCGTCGCGCGGTGAAGCTGGCCACCGATTACGCGCATGAGCGCAAGGCGTTCGGGGAGCCGATCGGGAACTTCCAGGTGAATCGGCACGCACTCGCGCAGATGCACGTCGAGGTCGACGTGATGCAGCACTACATCGACCAATGCATCCTGGCGGTCAACGCAAACGAGCTCACCGCCGAGGAAGCGGCGGGCGCAAAGTGGTGGGCCACCGAGACCCAGTGGCGGATCATCGATCGCTGCCTCCAGTTGCACGGCGGCTACGGATACATGAACGAGTACGAGATCGCGCGCCTGTGGCGCGACGCCCGCGTACAGCGAATCTATGGCGGCACCAACGAGATCATGCTCGATATCATCGGGCGCAAACTCGGCTTCTAG
- a CDS encoding LLM class flavin-dependent oxidoreductase, producing MRVGLYFDLRNPPQWQTDPQRLYSFTLELCEEADRLGIDSLWFTEHHKFDDGYLSQPLTLAAAAAARTKQARIGTGIVVAPLHHPAELAEQAAIVDLISGGRLDLGIGAGYRHPEFELYGAEHKKRYGTTDARVGELRDLWSTGGVTPGPVQQPIPIWMGYLGPKGAARAGRLGASLLTPNAEMWPHYRAALSEAGHPIELAQMGGGIQGWATEDPDKDWPTVSKHLAYQLDSYRRHMVQGTDAPIPRPVDPERVAGRHPRASLDYFFYGTPESVADRVRAYSDGAPVDTVYFWASLGGMPEEMVRRNVTLICERMRPLLADAPAEDT from the coding sequence ATGCGAGTAGGCCTCTACTTCGATCTCCGCAACCCGCCGCAATGGCAGACCGACCCACAGCGGCTGTACTCGTTCACACTCGAGTTGTGCGAAGAGGCCGACCGGCTCGGCATCGATTCGCTCTGGTTCACCGAACACCACAAGTTCGACGACGGGTACCTGTCGCAGCCGTTGACTCTTGCGGCCGCGGCAGCGGCACGCACGAAGCAGGCACGCATCGGGACGGGCATAGTCGTGGCCCCCTTGCATCACCCGGCAGAGTTGGCCGAGCAAGCAGCGATCGTCGACCTGATATCGGGTGGTCGACTCGACCTCGGAATCGGAGCTGGATACCGCCACCCCGAGTTCGAGCTCTACGGCGCAGAGCACAAGAAGCGCTACGGGACCACGGACGCCCGGGTCGGTGAACTGCGTGACCTGTGGTCGACAGGTGGTGTCACACCGGGCCCCGTGCAGCAGCCGATTCCCATCTGGATGGGCTATCTCGGACCCAAGGGAGCCGCCCGTGCCGGTCGCCTCGGCGCGTCATTGTTGACACCCAACGCGGAGATGTGGCCGCACTATCGCGCCGCCCTGAGTGAAGCCGGCCATCCGATCGAGCTGGCGCAGATGGGTGGCGGCATTCAGGGATGGGCGACCGAGGATCCCGACAAGGACTGGCCGACGGTCTCCAAACATCTTGCATATCAGCTCGATTCATATCGTCGCCATATGGTTCAGGGGACCGATGCGCCGATACCGCGACCGGTCGACCCGGAACGGGTCGCCGGGCGTCACCCTCGCGCCAGCCTCGACTACTTCTTCTATGGCACGCCTGAATCGGTGGCGGATCGTGTCCGCGCATACAGCGACGGCGCGCCGGTGGACACGGTCTATTTCTGGGCTTCGTTGGGCGGTATGCCGGAGGAGATGGTGCGCCGCAACGTCACCCTCATCTGCGAACGGATGCGCCCCCTCCTCGCCGACGCTCCGGCAGAAGATACGTAG
- a CDS encoding thiolase family protein, giving the protein MKNVSIIGVGLHPFGRFGDKQALEMGRDAINLALADAGISWDQVQRGFAGSHEVSNPDAIVGKMGLTGIPFFGVFNGCATGNTSLTMAANAIENGEADIAIAVGFDKHPRGAFGGDPSVLGLPAWYGETGLFLTTHFFGMKINRYMNQYGITQRTLARVAAKNFGNGARNEKAWRRTAMDEDAILDAPYLNYPLTQYMYCAPNEGAAAVVLCRRDQASKYTDRAVHLLASELRTRRFGAFEMQSPSLPANGTPSPTVDASRAAFAVAGVGPEDVHVAQLQDTDAGSEIIHLAENGFCADGDQEKLIAEGWTNIDGGLPVNTDGGLMANGEPIGASGLRQVHEIVVQLRGEAGERQIAGPHKVGYTHLYGSPGTGAVAIMSR; this is encoded by the coding sequence ATGAAGAATGTTTCGATCATCGGTGTGGGCCTGCATCCGTTCGGCCGATTCGGCGACAAGCAAGCACTGGAGATGGGCCGCGACGCCATCAACCTCGCCTTGGCAGACGCAGGTATCTCCTGGGACCAGGTGCAGCGCGGTTTCGCCGGTAGCCATGAGGTCTCCAATCCCGACGCCATCGTGGGCAAGATGGGCCTGACCGGCATCCCCTTCTTCGGGGTGTTCAACGGCTGCGCAACAGGCAACACCTCGCTGACCATGGCCGCCAATGCCATCGAGAACGGCGAGGCCGACATCGCCATCGCGGTCGGTTTCGACAAGCACCCCCGTGGCGCGTTCGGGGGCGACCCGTCGGTCCTCGGGCTGCCTGCGTGGTACGGCGAAACCGGCCTGTTCCTGACGACGCACTTCTTCGGCATGAAGATCAACCGCTACATGAACCAGTACGGCATCACGCAACGAACCCTCGCCAGGGTCGCGGCGAAGAACTTCGGCAACGGAGCGCGCAACGAGAAGGCATGGCGTCGCACTGCGATGGACGAGGACGCGATCCTGGACGCGCCCTACCTCAACTATCCCTTGACGCAATACATGTACTGCGCTCCGAATGAGGGCGCTGCGGCCGTGGTCCTGTGCCGTCGCGATCAGGCCTCCAAATACACGGATCGGGCAGTTCACCTGCTGGCCAGTGAGCTCCGCACGCGTCGGTTCGGTGCGTTCGAGATGCAGAGCCCATCGCTGCCGGCCAACGGAACGCCCAGCCCGACGGTCGACGCGTCGCGCGCAGCCTTCGCCGTGGCCGGTGTCGGGCCGGAAGACGTCCACGTCGCCCAACTGCAGGACACCGATGCCGGCTCGGAGATCATTCACCTCGCGGAGAACGGTTTCTGCGCCGACGGCGACCAGGAGAAGCTGATCGCCGAGGGCTGGACGAATATCGACGGTGGACTTCCGGTGAACACCGACGGCGGCTTGATGGCCAACGGGGAGCCCATCGGCGCTTCCGGTCTGCGGCAGGTGCACGAGATCGTTGTGCAATTGCGCGGTGAAGCCGGTGAACGGCAGATCGCCGGGCCACACAAGGTGGGTTACACACATCTCTACGGCTCGCCGGGGACCGGCGCCGTGGCGATCATGTCACGCTGA
- a CDS encoding enoyl-CoA hydratase, whose protein sequence is MPEYITEERLSDGRIARITLNRPEARNAQNRGMLVELDEALRRAERDDEVAVIILAGSGKSFSAGHDMGSQVAADEELPGPRQHPTFRIDGGTAQSHVERRTLQEWHYYFDCTRRWRDLRKITIAQVHGNVISAGLMLMWACDLIVASENTTFADIVANRLGMPGVEYLAHPWEFGPRKAKELLLTGDSIDAEEGHRLGMVSKVFPDDELATRTLAFAERIAHRPAMARLLIKDSVNDAVDAMGFSESLKHSFYLHQLGHAHWTALHDDKFPAAKPGPDIEDWRAAGPIRPSRRDEP, encoded by the coding sequence GTGCCCGAATACATCACCGAGGAACGTCTGAGTGACGGACGCATCGCGCGGATCACCCTGAATCGACCCGAAGCACGCAACGCCCAGAATCGCGGGATGTTGGTCGAACTCGACGAGGCACTCCGCCGGGCAGAGCGCGACGACGAGGTGGCGGTCATCATCCTCGCCGGCAGCGGCAAGAGTTTCTCCGCCGGACACGACATGGGTTCGCAGGTAGCGGCCGACGAAGAGCTGCCCGGACCCCGTCAGCATCCCACCTTCCGCATCGACGGCGGCACCGCGCAGTCCCACGTCGAACGCCGAACCCTGCAGGAATGGCACTACTACTTCGACTGCACTCGGCGCTGGCGCGATCTACGCAAGATCACCATCGCCCAGGTGCACGGCAACGTCATCTCCGCCGGCCTGATGCTGATGTGGGCCTGCGACCTGATCGTCGCGTCCGAGAACACCACATTCGCCGACATCGTTGCGAATCGACTGGGGATGCCGGGTGTCGAATACCTGGCCCATCCATGGGAGTTCGGCCCACGCAAGGCGAAGGAACTGCTTCTCACCGGCGACTCGATCGATGCCGAGGAAGGGCACCGGCTCGGCATGGTCTCCAAGGTCTTCCCCGACGACGAGCTCGCGACGCGCACACTCGCCTTTGCCGAGCGAATCGCACATCGCCCGGCGATGGCTCGCTTGTTGATCAAGGACTCGGTCAACGACGCCGTCGACGCCATGGGATTCTCCGAATCCCTCAAACACAGCTTCTACCTCCACCAACTGGGCCACGCTCACTGGACCGCACTGCACGACGACAAGTTCCCGGCCGCAAAGCCGGGCCCCGACATAGAGGACTGGCGCGCAGCCGGCCCCATTCGCCCGAGCCGACGCGATGAGCCATAA
- a CDS encoding MaoC family dehydratase, with translation MRVFSSADDLRAAVGTELGVSDWVTITQEQVNTFADATNDHQWIHVDVERAARESPFGGTIAHGYLTLSLLPGLGWTIYTIENTKLGINYGSNKVRFPSPVPVGSEVRLRCVLNSIDEVGGGALQLAVGQTIEIKGHDKPAVVAETLSRIMF, from the coding sequence ATGCGAGTATTCTCATCCGCTGACGACCTGCGTGCGGCCGTCGGCACCGAACTCGGTGTGAGCGACTGGGTGACCATCACTCAGGAGCAGGTCAACACCTTTGCCGACGCCACGAATGATCACCAGTGGATTCACGTCGACGTCGAACGGGCTGCCCGGGAGAGTCCATTCGGAGGGACGATCGCGCACGGATACCTCACTCTCTCACTGCTGCCGGGACTCGGTTGGACGATCTACACGATCGAGAACACCAAACTCGGCATCAACTACGGTTCCAACAAGGTGAGATTCCCCAGTCCCGTGCCGGTGGGTTCGGAGGTTCGACTCCGGTGCGTACTGAACTCCATCGACGAGGTCGGCGGTGGCGCGCTGCAACTCGCGGTTGGCCAGACGATCGAGATCAAGGGGCACGACAAGCCGGCCGTCGTCGCCGAGACCCTCAGCCGCATCATGTTCTGA
- a CDS encoding CaiB/BaiF CoA transferase family protein — MHTKRDLLAGIRVVESASLLNGDTLGMLLGDLGADVIKLESPGRGDYLRDFMGQITPHNSPAHVQVNRNKRSVAINARSESGSQAVWRLLESADVFVDGNAGGAMDRLGIGYAAQRERNPGVVYAAVSGFGILGPYATIPTHGMLMTALAGANPVERGADGLMHPIPPSGIGGAEQGGQATTAAAAHAAMNICAALVARSRTGEGCMIDVAGSDAVVAQALTGVTYQLNDSRLTDRSSLPTVDGGVWTGAKYQFYETKDDRVVILAAIEDKFWQSFCTAIDRPDLITDATTNTGGVDFGADENALREELNEVFRTRTSDEWVELAIAYRFPLGPAPSTLLEMAQDRHIRSRSIIVDGEHPDAGPFTYVGSPAMIDGERFTVNRPAPALGQHTREVLAELSYSETDIDAMISAGDAAQ, encoded by the coding sequence GTGCACACCAAACGCGACCTGCTCGCAGGCATCCGAGTCGTCGAATCGGCATCGTTGCTCAATGGCGACACCCTGGGGATGTTGCTGGGCGATCTCGGGGCCGATGTGATCAAACTCGAGAGCCCGGGTCGCGGCGACTACCTGCGCGACTTCATGGGTCAGATCACTCCGCATAACAGCCCCGCGCATGTTCAGGTGAACAGGAACAAGCGCAGCGTCGCGATCAATGCGAGATCGGAGTCCGGAAGCCAGGCCGTGTGGCGACTGCTGGAGAGTGCAGACGTCTTTGTGGACGGCAATGCGGGCGGCGCCATGGACCGTCTCGGGATCGGGTACGCCGCCCAGCGTGAACGCAACCCGGGGGTCGTATACGCCGCCGTGTCCGGATTCGGCATTCTCGGGCCCTACGCCACGATCCCCACGCACGGGATGCTGATGACCGCACTCGCCGGCGCGAACCCGGTCGAACGGGGCGCCGACGGACTCATGCATCCCATTCCTCCATCGGGAATCGGGGGAGCCGAACAGGGCGGGCAGGCGACCACCGCCGCGGCCGCACACGCCGCGATGAACATCTGCGCGGCCCTGGTGGCGCGATCACGCACTGGCGAAGGGTGCATGATCGACGTGGCCGGTTCCGACGCCGTCGTCGCCCAGGCGTTGACCGGAGTGACTTACCAGCTCAATGATTCTCGGCTCACCGACCGAAGCTCGCTGCCCACGGTTGACGGCGGAGTGTGGACGGGCGCCAAGTATCAGTTCTACGAAACCAAAGACGATCGCGTCGTCATCCTCGCCGCCATCGAAGACAAGTTCTGGCAGAGCTTCTGCACGGCGATCGATCGGCCGGATCTCATCACCGACGCCACCACGAATACCGGCGGCGTCGACTTCGGTGCAGACGAGAACGCGCTCCGCGAGGAACTGAATGAGGTGTTCCGGACCCGGACGAGCGACGAGTGGGTCGAGCTGGCGATCGCCTACAGATTCCCGCTCGGGCCGGCCCCGTCAACACTGCTGGAGATGGCACAGGACCGCCACATCCGGTCGAGGTCCATCATCGTCGACGGCGAGCACCCCGACGCCGGGCCGTTCACGTACGTGGGTTCACCGGCGATGATCGACGGTGAGCGATTCACCGTCAACAGGCCTGCACCTGCGCTGGGACAGCACACCCGGGAGGTACTGGCCGAATTGTCGTATTCCGAGACCGACATCGACGCCATGATCTCGGCGGGGGACGCGGCGCAATAG
- a CDS encoding crotonase/enoyl-CoA hydratase family protein translates to MSEPEVIVEQRGRVLTITINRPNARNAINRAVSHGLAAAIDRLDSDPGLSVAVVHGAGGSFSAGMDLKAFARGEDILAGDRGLGFTGRGPVKPLIAAVEGPALGGGCELALAADLIVAAESARFGLPEVKRGLVAGGGGLIRLPQRIPRQFAMEMVLTGADMPATRAHELGLVNRITEAGAAFDGALALAEEITANGPLAVAASKQVMVESQDWPAATMFESQDKIIVPVFSSADAREGAAAFAEKRAPQWTGA, encoded by the coding sequence ATGAGTGAGCCCGAGGTGATCGTCGAGCAGCGCGGGCGTGTGCTGACGATCACGATCAACCGGCCGAATGCACGCAACGCCATCAACCGCGCGGTGAGCCACGGTCTCGCTGCTGCGATCGATCGACTCGACAGCGACCCCGGCCTCTCGGTGGCCGTTGTTCATGGGGCAGGCGGATCGTTCAGCGCTGGAATGGATTTGAAGGCCTTCGCCCGCGGCGAAGACATCCTGGCGGGCGACCGCGGATTGGGATTCACCGGCAGAGGGCCGGTCAAACCGCTGATCGCCGCAGTCGAGGGCCCCGCGCTGGGCGGCGGCTGCGAGTTGGCTCTGGCCGCCGACCTCATCGTCGCAGCCGAATCCGCGCGATTCGGATTGCCAGAGGTCAAGCGCGGGCTGGTGGCCGGCGGCGGGGGGCTCATCCGTCTCCCCCAACGCATTCCGCGACAGTTCGCCATGGAAATGGTCCTGACCGGGGCGGACATGCCGGCGACCCGCGCTCACGAACTCGGCTTGGTCAATCGGATCACCGAGGCAGGCGCGGCGTTCGATGGAGCGCTTGCGCTGGCCGAGGAGATCACCGCGAATGGTCCACTCGCGGTCGCCGCATCAAAGCAGGTCATGGTCGAATCCCAGGACTGGCCTGCCGCAACGATGTTCGAGAGTCAGGACAAGATCATCGTGCCCGTCTTCTCGTCCGCCGACGCCCGCGAAGGCGCTGCGGCATTCGCCGAGAAGCGCGCGCCGCAGTGGACTGGCGCCTGA
- a CDS encoding Zn-ribbon domain-containing OB-fold protein: METTRTPVAEGLFTRADGEAQLIASRRLSDGSVSFPAAPEGDDVETILLSSTGTLFTWTTQQFPPPSPPYAGVVDKTSFEPYAVGYVEFPEGVLVEGRLTVRDPEQLTIGQEMTVVLVPFTVAGESPHEVETFAFAPAGARDEAGVDAAETGAR, translated from the coding sequence GTGGAGACCACGAGAACTCCCGTTGCGGAGGGGTTGTTCACCCGAGCGGACGGCGAGGCGCAATTGATTGCCTCTCGACGGTTGAGTGACGGTTCGGTGTCATTCCCCGCTGCCCCGGAGGGTGACGACGTCGAGACCATCTTGCTGTCTTCGACCGGAACGTTGTTCACCTGGACAACTCAGCAGTTCCCGCCGCCGTCTCCGCCGTACGCCGGCGTCGTCGACAAGACGTCGTTCGAGCCGTACGCGGTCGGATACGTCGAGTTCCCGGAAGGCGTCCTGGTAGAAGGCCGGCTCACCGTGCGCGACCCGGAACAGCTGACGATCGGTCAGGAGATGACGGTGGTTCTCGTGCCGTTCACCGTCGCCGGCGAATCGCCCCACGAGGTCGAGACGTTTGCGTTTGCCCCGGCGGGTGCACGTGATGAAGCAGGCGTGGATGCGGCAGAGACGGGAGCCCGGTAA
- a CDS encoding SDR family NAD(P)-dependent oxidoreductase, whose product MSDALQGRIALVTGAAGGGIGQALATRLAADGATVVVTDSHAKRVVAVADSIADTYGGRAVAKQLDVGDRDQIVEVVEWVGRELGPISILVNNAAYNIMGPIFDYDPADWDRVLAVNLSGPWMLSKLAMTQMRDARTPGVILNVSTYAPDVGGEGIEAPYAVSKGGLNTLTRACAHEGGPFGIRVNTLSMGMVTGTRFIDALHPDMKEGEIKKSPLGRLATVEDVVDAGAFLISDSSGAITGEIVNIAAGIHMRY is encoded by the coding sequence ATGAGTGACGCCCTGCAAGGACGCATAGCTTTGGTGACCGGGGCGGCCGGTGGCGGGATCGGCCAGGCGTTGGCCACACGGCTTGCCGCAGACGGAGCGACGGTGGTGGTCACCGATTCGCACGCCAAGCGGGTGGTGGCCGTCGCCGACTCCATCGCGGACACTTATGGCGGGCGCGCAGTGGCGAAGCAGCTCGACGTCGGCGATCGTGATCAGATCGTCGAGGTCGTCGAGTGGGTGGGCCGCGAGCTCGGTCCGATCTCCATCCTGGTCAACAATGCCGCGTACAACATCATGGGACCGATCTTCGATTACGACCCGGCTGATTGGGACCGTGTTCTCGCGGTGAACCTCAGCGGTCCGTGGATGCTGTCGAAGCTCGCGATGACGCAGATGCGAGATGCGAGAACCCCAGGGGTGATCCTCAACGTCTCGACGTATGCGCCGGACGTCGGTGGCGAAGGGATCGAGGCGCCGTATGCCGTGTCCAAGGGTGGACTCAACACATTGACGCGTGCCTGCGCACACGAGGGAGGCCCCTTCGGCATCCGGGTGAACACCTTGTCGATGGGCATGGTCACCGGCACCAGGTTCATCGACGCACTGCACCCGGATATGAAGGAGGGGGAGATCAAGAAATCTCCGCTGGGTCGACTCGCCACCGTCGAGGACGTTGTCGACGCCGGTGCGTTCTTGATCTCCGACAGCTCCGGGGCCATCACCGGCGAGATCGTCAACATCGCCGCCGGCATTCACATGAGGTACTAG
- a CDS encoding SDR family oxidoreductase, producing MSKLDGTVALVTGGAGGLGEAVVRRFHDEGASVVIADLADERGEKLANELGDSVTYARASVLEEADLLAAIELASSKGDLRTVVVSHGGWGVTERIVSRDGTPAPLENFSKTLDLYLSGTYNVARLAAAHMSKLPEQETGERGAIITTASIAGYEGQIGQASYAAAKAGVIGLTIAAARDLSATKVRYNTIAPGTMRTAMMESVGEEALAQFAKNVPFPKRLGDPSEFADAALFLATNGYVNGEVIRLDGAQRFGPK from the coding sequence ATGAGTAAACTTGACGGAACCGTTGCGCTGGTCACCGGTGGCGCCGGTGGCCTCGGCGAGGCAGTCGTACGTCGCTTCCACGACGAGGGGGCCTCGGTCGTCATCGCCGACCTGGCCGATGAGCGAGGTGAGAAGCTGGCGAACGAGCTCGGCGACTCGGTTACCTATGCGCGAGCCAGCGTTCTTGAAGAAGCCGACCTTCTCGCCGCCATCGAACTCGCGTCCTCGAAGGGCGATCTGCGTACCGTCGTTGTCTCGCATGGTGGCTGGGGCGTCACGGAGCGGATCGTCTCGCGCGATGGCACCCCAGCTCCCTTGGAGAACTTCTCCAAGACCCTCGACCTCTACCTGTCGGGTACCTACAACGTCGCCCGACTTGCTGCGGCCCATATGTCGAAGCTGCCGGAGCAGGAGACAGGCGAACGTGGCGCGATCATCACGACCGCTTCCATCGCAGGCTACGAGGGGCAGATCGGTCAGGCCTCCTATGCCGCGGCAAAGGCCGGCGTCATCGGTTTGACGATCGCCGCGGCCCGCGACCTCAGTGCCACCAAGGTCCGATACAACACGATCGCCCCGGGTACGATGCGTACCGCCATGATGGAGAGCGTTGGCGAGGAAGCGCTTGCGCAATTCGCGAAGAACGTCCCGTTCCCCAAGCGGCTCGGCGACCCCTCCGAGTTTGCCGACGCCGCGCTCTTCCTGGCCACCAACGGCTATGTCAACGGTGAGGTGATCCGACTCGACGGCGCGCAACGGTTTGGTCCGAAGTAA
- a CDS encoding thiolase family protein: MRDAVIVEAVRSPIGKRNGALSGVHAVDLSAQILTALAERSGIDVNLIEDVHWGNVISIGQQSGNIGRMAVLGAGWPEAIPGFTVDRQCGSSQQAISTAAATIVSGQADIIVAGGVEMMSNVPMGAASVEGTGEMGGPAVDRYADELSRFPGFHGRFNQGAGAEKIAADYKLTRSQVDEYSVQSHERAAQARETGLFEDEITTVSANGTAFAADEGIRPGSTVEKLGGLKTPFLADGVITAGNASQISDGAAALLMMTSEKAASLGLKPLARVHTAVVTGDDPVKMLTGPIPATALALKRSGLSITDIDAFEINEAFAPVPLAWQIETGASGKRLNPLGGAIALGHPLGASGARLAVTLVHHLKHTGGRYGLQSMCEGGGTANATIYEAL, encoded by the coding sequence ATGCGCGATGCCGTCATCGTGGAAGCGGTCCGCAGCCCTATCGGGAAACGAAATGGTGCGCTGAGTGGTGTGCACGCGGTCGACCTGTCTGCCCAGATCCTCACCGCCCTTGCCGAACGATCGGGTATCGATGTCAATCTCATCGAGGACGTGCACTGGGGCAACGTCATCAGTATCGGGCAGCAATCGGGCAACATCGGACGTATGGCCGTGCTCGGCGCCGGCTGGCCCGAAGCCATCCCGGGCTTCACCGTGGACCGTCAGTGCGGATCGTCGCAGCAGGCGATTTCAACCGCTGCCGCCACCATCGTGTCGGGCCAGGCCGACATCATCGTCGCCGGTGGTGTGGAGATGATGTCGAATGTGCCGATGGGCGCCGCCAGCGTCGAGGGCACCGGAGAGATGGGTGGGCCGGCGGTGGACCGCTATGCCGACGAACTCAGCCGCTTTCCCGGCTTCCACGGCCGATTCAACCAGGGTGCCGGCGCGGAGAAGATCGCTGCCGACTACAAGCTGACACGCAGTCAGGTCGACGAATACTCCGTCCAATCGCATGAGCGGGCCGCCCAGGCACGTGAGACCGGACTCTTCGAGGACGAGATCACCACCGTCAGCGCGAACGGCACCGCATTTGCCGCCGACGAGGGCATCCGGCCGGGTTCCACCGTCGAGAAGCTCGGCGGGCTCAAAACCCCCTTCCTGGCCGACGGTGTGATCACCGCGGGCAATGCGTCGCAGATCTCCGACGGTGCCGCGGCACTGCTCATGATGACATCTGAGAAAGCCGCCTCACTGGGGCTCAAGCCCCTGGCCCGTGTGCACACCGCAGTGGTGACAGGTGACGATCCGGTGAAGATGCTGACCGGCCCCATCCCGGCGACGGCACTGGCCCTGAAGCGGTCGGGCCTGTCGATCACCGACATCGACGCGTTCGAGATCAACGAAGCGTTCGCGCCGGTACCGTTGGCCTGGCAGATCGAGACCGGCGCAAGCGGCAAGCGTCTCAATCCGCTCGGTGGCGCGATCGCGCTCGGTCATCCGCTCGGCGCATCGGGTGCACGTCTTGCGGTGACGCTCGTCCACCACCTCAAGCACACCGGTGGCCGCTACGGACTGCAGTCCATGTGCGAAGGTGGCGGCACCGCCAATGCGACCATCTACGAAGCCCTCTGA